In Desulfobacter hydrogenophilus, the genomic stretch CCCATCCCTTTGAAGCGGGCCACACCATGGACATGGGCACACCGGAACAGTTTTTTTCCATGCGTTCAAGGGGAGAAAACACTCCTAAAAAGACGGATCTTCTGTCAACCTTAAAACCCATTACATGGACCAGCCTGACCAATGCAGGCGCTGCCTATGAAACTGAATATTCTGCCAGGGGCGGAGATCATATCTTCTGCCTGGTACCGGCTCCTTACTATGAAGGCGAAGAAGATGCCTATATCCAGCAGTCCACAAAAATGATTGTCAATGTGGGTGGAGAGCCTGGTGCCTGGATGGAACCTGTGGGTCTTGACTGTGAAATCGTTCCCCTGTGCAAACCCTATGACCGCTGGACCGGCAATGTATTCCAGGGCAAAGTGCTGTTCAAGGGAAAACCTGTGGCCGGCGCAGAAATTGAGATTGAATTCATGAACCACAAACCATTGCTGGACAAAAAAGCATTTGCCAAGGAAGCGTCCGCTGTTGCCCCCCAGGCAGCCTTTGTACTGCAAACCATTTTTGCCGATGATAACGGCGTATTCACCTTTGGCATTCCAAAGGCTGGATGGTGGGGATTTGCAGCCTTAGGCCTTGACCCCGAAGGGTCGTTTAAAGGCAAAGAATGCTCCAGGGATGCGGTGATCTGGATTCAGGCCAAAGATATGAAATAGATAACCAAGCTTGCCGGTGCCGGTCCTTTTTCCTGTCTCTTAAACAAGATGTCATCTCTTCTCCCAATGAGATAATCAACACAAGGGCCGGCACTTTCCAGTTTTTAAATGTTACATTGTAAAAAAAAACATGAAACGCCGTGTTCATGCTGCCCCAGGATAAATCTTATGCCCCCTGTTATCCATGTTGACCATCTTTGCCACCGTTACGGCAACCGTTATATATATAAAGACCTGAATTTTTCCATTTCCCCTGGAAAGATATACGGCCTTTTAGGCAAAAACGGTGTGGGCAAAACCACATTGATCAAAATATTGATGGGTTTTTTGCGGCCGGTCTCCGGAACTTGCAAAGTGTTCAACG encodes the following:
- a CDS encoding DUF4198 domain-containing protein, whose protein sequence is MKHVITTISTLAILALTVPAFAHFQMIYTPESALNKGGKIPLAIVFTHPFEAGHTMDMGTPEQFFSMRSRGENTPKKTDLLSTLKPITWTSLTNAGAAYETEYSARGGDHIFCLVPAPYYEGEEDAYIQQSTKMIVNVGGEPGAWMEPVGLDCEIVPLCKPYDRWTGNVFQGKVLFKGKPVAGAEIEIEFMNHKPLLDKKAFAKEASAVAPQAAFVLQTIFADDNGVFTFGIPKAGWWGFAALGLDPEGSFKGKECSRDAVIWIQAKDMK